The following proteins come from a genomic window of Nostoc sp. TCL26-01:
- a CDS encoding secondary thiamine-phosphate synthase enzyme YjbQ, which produces MPIIHKIIEIETEAGINIYNITPHIKDLLADTSVINGQVLVFSRHTTTALAINEDEIRLLEDIKVFLRKLAPESAKYLHNDLHLRIVPEDEPMNAHSHLMAMMLTTSEVIPIIDGQLALGTWQSVLFFDLDGPRKRTILLQISGE; this is translated from the coding sequence ATGCCAATCATTCACAAAATCATCGAAATTGAAACTGAAGCCGGGATTAATATTTATAATATCACGCCTCATATTAAAGACTTGCTTGCAGATACATCAGTTATTAATGGTCAAGTGCTAGTATTTTCTCGACACACAACAACTGCATTAGCTATTAATGAAGATGAAATCAGACTATTAGAAGATATAAAAGTGTTCTTGAGAAAACTAGCACCTGAATCAGCAAAATATCTGCACAATGATTTGCATTTAAGAATTGTCCCAGAAGATGAACCAATGAATGCTCATTCACACTTAATGGCGATGATGCTAACTACGAGTGAAGTCATCCCAATTATCGATGGCCAACTAGCTTTAGGAACTTGGCAATCAGTCTTATTTTTTGACCTAGATGGGCCACGCAAAAGAACTATACTACTACAAATTTCTGGAGAGTAG
- the dnaK gene encoding molecular chaperone DnaK — MGKVVGIDLGTTNSVVAVMEGGKPVVIANAEGMRTTPSVVGFSKEGERVVGQMARRQTVLNPQNTFFAVKRFIGRRYSELSPESKRVPYTIRKDEVGNIKVACPRLNKDFAPEEISAMVLKKLADDASTYLGEPVTGAVITVPAYFNDSQRQATRDAGRIAGLEVMRILNEPTAASLAYGLDRGDTETILVFDLGGGTFDVSILEVGDGVFEVKATSGDTQLGGNDFDKKVVDWLAEQFLEAEGVDLRRDRQALQRLMEAAEKAKIELSAVSITDINLPFITATEDGPKHLETRLTRSQFEGLCSDLLGRVRTPVKRALKDAGLRADDIEEVVLVGGSTRMPMVKQLVRDMIGIEPSENVNPDEVVAMGAAIQAGILAGEFKDVLLLDVTPLSLGLETIGGVMKKLIPRNTTIPVRRSDIFSTSENNQNTVEIHVVQGEREMATDNKSLGRFKLYGIPPAPRGIPQIQVSFDIDANGILQVTALDRTTGREQSITIQGASTLSEGEVNRMIQDAQKYAEIDRERKERIEKRTRSEALILQGERQLREVALEFGMQFARNRRQRIDNISRELRESLKENDDRGIDQAYADLQDALYELNREVRQYYAEDEDDDLLATIKDIFTGDKDKEKERDFPRNSYPERDSYNNRDYNRDYGRDSRSSYDSRPPRKPRPSYQDNWDDDDDWL, encoded by the coding sequence ATGGGCAAGGTAGTCGGCATCGACTTGGGTACAACCAACTCAGTAGTCGCCGTGATGGAGGGTGGCAAGCCGGTGGTGATTGCCAATGCAGAAGGAATGCGCACAACCCCCTCCGTAGTTGGTTTCAGCAAAGAAGGCGAACGAGTAGTAGGACAAATGGCCAGACGGCAAACAGTCCTCAACCCTCAAAATACATTTTTTGCCGTTAAACGCTTTATTGGACGCAGGTACAGCGAACTTAGCCCAGAATCGAAGCGCGTACCTTATACCATCCGTAAAGATGAAGTCGGTAATATTAAAGTAGCCTGTCCTCGCTTGAATAAGGACTTTGCCCCAGAAGAAATTTCCGCAATGGTGCTGAAAAAGTTGGCAGATGATGCCAGTACTTACTTGGGCGAACCAGTTACAGGGGCAGTGATTACAGTCCCAGCTTATTTTAACGATTCCCAAAGGCAAGCCACTCGTGATGCTGGCCGAATTGCTGGTTTAGAAGTGATGCGGATTCTCAATGAACCAACAGCAGCATCTTTAGCTTATGGTTTAGATCGGGGTGATACGGAAACCATTCTCGTATTTGACTTGGGTGGTGGAACCTTCGACGTATCGATCTTGGAAGTAGGCGATGGGGTGTTTGAAGTCAAAGCCACCAGTGGTGATACCCAACTAGGGGGGAATGACTTTGATAAAAAAGTCGTGGATTGGTTAGCAGAACAATTTTTAGAAGCAGAAGGTGTAGACTTAAGACGCGATCGCCAAGCTTTGCAACGGTTGATGGAAGCAGCCGAAAAAGCTAAAATTGAACTCTCTGCTGTCAGTATCACTGATATTAATTTACCCTTCATCACCGCCACCGAAGACGGCCCCAAGCATTTAGAAACTCGGCTGACACGTTCCCAATTTGAAGGTTTGTGTAGTGACTTATTAGGACGTGTCCGCACTCCAGTCAAACGGGCCCTGAAAGATGCGGGACTAAGGGCAGATGATATTGAGGAAGTGGTGCTAGTTGGTGGTTCGACCCGAATGCCAATGGTGAAGCAGCTAGTGCGGGATATGATTGGCATTGAACCCAGCGAAAATGTCAACCCTGATGAAGTCGTAGCGATGGGTGCAGCCATTCAAGCCGGGATTCTGGCTGGAGAATTTAAGGATGTGCTGCTGTTGGATGTCACACCCTTATCCTTGGGACTGGAAACCATCGGTGGCGTGATGAAAAAACTCATTCCCCGCAACACAACTATTCCCGTGCGTCGTTCTGACATTTTCTCGACATCAGAAAATAACCAAAATACCGTAGAAATCCATGTCGTCCAAGGTGAGAGGGAAATGGCGACTGATAATAAGTCCCTGGGACGTTTCAAACTCTACGGCATTCCCCCAGCCCCACGAGGTATACCCCAAATCCAGGTATCATTTGATATAGATGCTAACGGGATTCTCCAGGTAACAGCTTTAGATAGAACTACTGGGCGAGAACAGAGTATCACGATTCAAGGTGCTTCTACCTTAAGTGAAGGGGAAGTTAACCGGATGATCCAAGATGCCCAAAAATACGCAGAAATCGACCGAGAACGCAAAGAAAGAATTGAAAAACGTACCCGTTCCGAAGCTTTGATTCTGCAAGGAGAACGCCAACTCAGAGAAGTGGCTTTAGAATTTGGGATGCAGTTTGCCCGCAATCGTCGCCAACGTATCGATAATATTAGCCGAGAACTGCGAGAAAGTCTCAAAGAAAATGATGACCGGGGGATTGACCAAGCCTACGCTGACTTGCAAGATGCTCTGTATGAACTAAATCGAGAAGTCCGTCAGTATTATGCTGAGGATGAAGACGACGATTTACTTGCAACTATTAAAGACATCTTTACAGGTGATAAAGATAAAGAAAAAGAACGGGATTTTCCCAGAAATAGTTACCCTGAACGTGATTCATACAATAACAGGGACTATAACAGAGATTACGGACGAGATAGCCGTTCATCCTACGACAGCCGTCCCCCACGTAAACCCCGTCCTAGCTACCAAGATAATTGGGATGATGATGATGATTGGCTGTAG
- a CDS encoding dienelactone hydrolase encodes MTIQAILEAIKIDDAVSPYDTLHLKIFYPAISSDDDLAKNWGILPVDLTKAPFPVVIFFNGFNCDARQYQWLAVKLAEAGLVVILFNWIAESLPGMINFTPGFNWQNRQPQVYGTVPTASALPAILTQLEKLQTASILAGTLDLQKIILGGHSEGGRLAIENAQPNFFPQVVASFAYAAHTGGAAILGYEIDTILPLPDSLPLLMIGGTCDGIIANGSPLFGFSTRDSITPIIRTFQAAITGGRCDSYLLMLDGANHFSIVDILDPTLALPFVDFSATKPQEDFRGLLAEIITLFIDAHVRNQTESHQQLEQLLHNSHPLIRFFECK; translated from the coding sequence ATGACCATTCAAGCTATTTTAGAAGCTATTAAAATTGATGATGCGGTATCTCCTTATGATACTCTTCACCTGAAAATTTTTTATCCGGCTATTAGCTCAGACGATGATTTAGCAAAAAATTGGGGGATTTTACCTGTTGATTTAACAAAAGCTCCTTTCCCCGTGGTAATTTTCTTTAATGGCTTTAACTGCGATGCTCGACAATATCAATGGTTAGCAGTGAAATTAGCTGAAGCTGGATTAGTTGTCATACTATTTAACTGGATTGCTGAAAGTTTACCGGGAATGATTAATTTTACTCCTGGCTTTAATTGGCAAAATCGCCAACCGCAAGTGTATGGTACTGTTCCCACAGCTTCAGCTTTGCCAGCAATACTCACTCAACTAGAAAAATTACAAACAGCAAGTATTTTAGCAGGGACACTCGACCTACAAAAAATTATTTTAGGTGGTCATTCTGAAGGTGGGAGATTAGCTATAGAAAATGCTCAACCTAATTTTTTTCCGCAAGTAGTAGCATCGTTTGCTTACGCTGCACATACAGGTGGAGCAGCTATATTAGGTTATGAAATTGATACTATTTTACCTCTACCAGACTCTTTACCTCTATTAATGATTGGCGGAACTTGTGATGGGATAATTGCCAATGGTAGCCCTCTATTTGGATTTAGTACAAGAGATTCTATTACCCCTATCATCCGGACTTTTCAAGCAGCAATTACTGGAGGCAGGTGTGACAGTTATTTACTCATGTTAGATGGAGCAAATCATTTTTCTATTGTTGATATATTAGATCCTACATTGGCTTTACCATTTGTTGATTTTTCTGCCACTAAACCCCAAGAAGATTTTCGTGGGTTACTGGCGGAAATTATTACCTTATTTATTGATGCTCATGTCCGTAACCAAACAGAATCCCATCAGCAACTTGAGCAATTACTGCATAATTCTCATCCTTTGATCAGATTTTTTGAGTGTAAGTAG
- a CDS encoding pyridoxal phosphate-dependent aminotransferase produces MTKFISRMQAVQSPIIPVVGELIKNSPGTISLGQGVVFYHPPPEAIELLPKFLAEPTNNLYQAVEGIPPLLTALSEKLSTFNNIEINDDNCIVVTAGSNMAFMNAILAITAPGDEIILHTPYYFNHEMAIAMAGCRVILVETDANYQLRLDAIAQAITPKTKAIVTISPNNPTGVVYSQELLRQVNKMCCERKIYHISDEAYEYFTYDGVKHISPASFGNSDYTISLFSLSKAYGFASWRIGYMVIPKHLLVAVKKVQDTILICPPVVSQYAALGALQAKPEYLTTNIGAIAQVRQIVLDSFTQLQGLCTITPASGAFYFFLKVHTEIDAFALVKQLIQQHKVAVIPGTTFGMKDGCYLRVAYGAMQQDTVTEGMERLVQGLKTILC; encoded by the coding sequence ATGACTAAATTTATTTCTCGGATGCAGGCGGTGCAGTCACCGATTATTCCGGTGGTTGGGGAACTGATTAAAAACTCGCCAGGAACCATTTCTTTGGGACAGGGTGTGGTTTTTTATCACCCACCACCAGAAGCGATTGAGCTTTTACCAAAGTTTTTGGCTGAACCTACAAATAATTTGTATCAAGCAGTTGAGGGAATTCCCCCCTTATTGACAGCATTGAGTGAAAAATTGTCAACTTTTAACAATATAGAAATTAACGATGATAACTGCATTGTCGTAACAGCCGGTAGTAACATGGCTTTCATGAACGCTATTCTGGCGATTACTGCTCCTGGTGATGAAATTATTTTGCATACACCTTACTATTTCAATCACGAAATGGCGATCGCTATGGCTGGTTGTCGTGTGATATTAGTAGAAACAGATGCAAATTATCAACTACGTCTAGATGCGATCGCTCAAGCTATTACACCCAAAACTAAAGCGATCGTGACAATTTCGCCCAATAATCCTACAGGTGTTGTCTATTCTCAAGAGTTACTTCGCCAAGTCAATAAAATGTGTTGTGAGCGTAAGATTTATCACATTAGCGACGAAGCTTATGAGTATTTTACCTATGATGGCGTAAAACATATTTCCCCCGCATCATTTGGCAATAGTGATTACACGATTTCTCTGTTTAGTCTTTCCAAAGCCTACGGTTTTGCTAGTTGGCGTATTGGCTACATGGTAATACCTAAACATTTACTAGTAGCTGTGAAAAAAGTCCAGGATACAATCTTGATTTGTCCGCCTGTGGTTTCTCAGTATGCTGCATTGGGAGCATTACAAGCAAAACCAGAGTATTTAACCACAAATATTGGAGCGATCGCCCAAGTAAGACAAATAGTACTCGATTCCTTCACCCAACTACAAGGCCTATGTACCATTACCCCCGCTAGTGGCGCTTTCTACTTTTTTCTCAAAGTACATACCGAAATCGATGCTTTTGCATTAGTCAAACAACTCATTCAACAACACAAAGTTGCAGTTATTCCCGGTACAACTTTTGGCATGAAAGATGGTTGCTATTTACGAGTTGCTTATGGTGCGATGCAACAAGATACAGTTACTGAAGGTATGGAAAGGTTAGTACAGGGTTTAAAAACGATCTTATGCTAG
- a CDS encoding WD40 repeat domain-containing protein, which produces MQNCAAEMQMDWISLLKAQQADFLQRVKKPKTYDLSLLESQVKGCHTEIMAFWGDSLAKILESSRQQAEILAKNPPPIPPEYPEPPDWTIPFPTYFQQQAEDYILREQIVERIITERLGKLLKKLPQDTLQNMVLDDEGNLRGESKFTYLLADNPKVRTQVYVADGESFNGIKKDKIKWSVTQDDLRNHQVLIFLCLFYPSTGKLGYEKQAVIAGFLPTNQISLTEPKLHFTPSNLLYAGGLSWYLESLTVKKDGKKDLLPIVVERTIPETIQTVSSEHPQKEIIGDWECWQTLRGHTRGVNCLSFSCQSSDEIPILASGSRGETKLWDLSQGALIETLSEYPWVLSGLVDEVNSLAFNADGQLLVSGGVDSTIKIWHTGALDLIDILHKHNGVVRCVAFTPDGRLLVTGGDDRRILFWDLMHRQVKAILSLDDTAAHSLVLSRDGQTLVTGSYRKIKVWQTSGSWLGKNLKDAEPLHTLMGHGHIVRSLVMSKDGQLLISGSWDQTIKIWHLATGRLIRTLKGHTDKVYAIALSPDEQIIASGSADQTIKLWHLETGELLATFIGHTDVVTALTFTTSGEILVSGSLDKTIKIWQRS; this is translated from the coding sequence ATGCAAAATTGTGCCGCAGAAATGCAGATGGATTGGATAAGCTTACTCAAAGCTCAACAAGCTGATTTCCTTCAACGAGTGAAAAAACCCAAGACTTACGATTTATCTTTATTAGAGAGTCAAGTCAAAGGTTGTCACACCGAAATTATGGCTTTTTGGGGAGACTCTTTAGCCAAAATTCTGGAATCTTCCCGTCAGCAAGCAGAAATCCTCGCTAAAAATCCGCCTCCCATCCCGCCGGAATATCCCGAACCTCCTGACTGGACGATACCTTTTCCCACGTATTTCCAGCAGCAAGCTGAAGATTATATTCTGCGAGAGCAAATAGTTGAGCGGATTATCACCGAACGGCTAGGTAAGTTACTGAAAAAGTTACCCCAAGATACCTTACAGAACATGGTGTTAGATGACGAAGGTAACTTACGCGGTGAAAGCAAATTTACATATTTGCTAGCAGATAACCCCAAAGTCCGAACTCAAGTTTATGTAGCTGATGGAGAAAGTTTTAATGGTATTAAGAAAGACAAAATTAAATGGTCAGTAACTCAAGATGATTTACGTAATCATCAAGTATTAATTTTTCTTTGTTTATTCTATCCATCTACAGGTAAACTAGGCTACGAAAAACAAGCAGTAATTGCCGGCTTTTTACCGACAAATCAAATTTCTCTGACTGAGCCAAAACTGCATTTTACTCCCAGTAACTTGTTATATGCAGGCGGCTTGAGTTGGTATTTAGAATCATTAACTGTGAAAAAAGATGGGAAAAAAGACTTATTGCCTATAGTAGTTGAGAGAACAATCCCAGAGACAATTCAAACAGTCTCCTCAGAACATCCCCAAAAAGAAATTATTGGTGATTGGGAATGTTGGCAAACATTGAGAGGACACACCAGAGGCGTTAATTGTCTATCTTTTAGTTGTCAAAGTAGTGATGAAATTCCCATATTAGCTAGTGGTAGTCGGGGTGAAACAAAACTCTGGGATTTGAGTCAAGGGGCATTAATCGAAACATTATCAGAGTATCCTTGGGTATTATCTGGACTAGTAGATGAGGTGAATTCTTTAGCCTTTAATGCTGATGGACAACTATTAGTTAGTGGTGGTGTAGATTCCACAATTAAAATTTGGCATACAGGCGCACTGGATCTAATTGATATTTTACATAAACATAACGGTGTAGTGCGGTGTGTTGCTTTCACTCCAGATGGCAGGTTGCTAGTAACTGGTGGTGATGACAGGAGAATTTTGTTTTGGGATTTAATGCACCGTCAGGTAAAAGCTATTTTGTCTTTAGATGATACAGCTGCTCATTCTTTAGTTTTGAGCCGGGATGGGCAAACCTTGGTTACAGGTAGCTATCGCAAAATTAAGGTTTGGCAAACTTCAGGTTCATGGCTGGGGAAAAATCTCAAAGATGCAGAACCATTACACACGCTGATGGGTCATGGTCATATTGTCCGTTCTTTGGTGATGAGTAAAGATGGTCAATTACTGATTAGTGGTAGTTGGGATCAGACCATAAAAATCTGGCATTTAGCAACTGGCCGATTAATTCGGACTCTTAAGGGACATACAGATAAAGTATATGCGATCGCCTTAAGCCCTGATGAACAAATTATCGCCAGTGGTAGCGCTGACCAAACCATCAAATTATGGCATCTAGAAACAGGAGAGTTACTAGCTACATTTATCGGTCATACTGATGTCGTCACTGCCCTCACCTTTACCACTTCCGGCGAAATCTTAGTGAGTGGCTCTTTAGATAAGACAATTAAGATATGGCAGAGAAGTTAG
- a CDS encoding DnaJ C-terminal domain-containing protein: MQNLQNFRDYYEILGVSKDATNEEIKKNYRRLARQYHPDLNPGNKEAEEKFKTIGEAYEMLSDTAKRAQYDQFSRYWQQKGFPKQTPKAKGWGDSRTGERNGNQNVDPSQFANFEDFLNQVIGVGSRKDTRNGSTTSTNTDPFRSPKSRVEYTVPKNPPRPTRRDIEARLTLPLEKAYQGGNERIRLEDGRSLEVTMPPAMVTGQTIRLRNQGIGGGDLYLKITVEPHPLFKLEGVNILCQVPVTPSEAVLGGQVEAPTLDGPVKMTIPQGVRSGQRFRLANKGYPGENGKRGDQLVEIQIVTPKSISQEERELYEKLRQMETFKPRADLLG; the protein is encoded by the coding sequence ATGCAAAATTTGCAGAATTTTCGTGATTATTATGAGATTTTAGGAGTATCTAAAGATGCTACTAATGAGGAAATTAAAAAGAATTATCGACGGTTAGCTAGACAGTATCACCCAGACCTGAATCCAGGCAACAAAGAAGCAGAAGAAAAATTTAAAACTATCGGCGAAGCCTATGAAATGCTCTCTGATACAGCTAAACGGGCGCAATACGATCAATTTAGCCGTTATTGGCAGCAAAAAGGTTTTCCCAAACAAACTCCTAAAGCTAAAGGTTGGGGTGATAGTCGGACTGGAGAACGCAACGGCAACCAAAATGTAGACCCCAGCCAATTTGCGAATTTTGAAGACTTCCTTAATCAAGTGATTGGGGTGGGTAGCCGCAAAGATACGAGAAATGGTTCCACAACTAGCACTAATACCGATCCCTTTCGTTCGCCTAAAAGCCGAGTTGAATACACAGTTCCCAAAAATCCCCCCCGTCCCACCCGTCGAGATATTGAAGCGAGATTAACCTTACCATTAGAAAAAGCTTATCAAGGTGGTAATGAACGCATTCGTTTAGAAGATGGGCGATCGCTAGAAGTTACAATGCCACCAGCTATGGTTACAGGTCAAACTATCCGCCTACGCAACCAAGGCATCGGTGGCGGCGATTTGTATTTAAAAATTACCGTTGAACCTCATCCATTATTTAAATTAGAAGGTGTAAATATCCTCTGCCAAGTCCCAGTTACCCCCAGCGAAGCCGTCTTGGGTGGACAGGTAGAAGCGCCTACCCTGGATGGCCCAGTGAAAATGACCATTCCCCAAGGCGTTAGGTCTGGTCAACGCTTCCGACTGGCAAATAAAGGCTACCCAGGGGAAAATGGTAAACGAGGCGATCAATTGGTGGAAATTCAAATAGTTACACCAAAAAGTATTAGCCAAGAAGAACGAGAACTTTACGAAAAATTGCGACAAATGGAAACATTTAAACCCCGTGCTGATCTACTGGGTTAG
- a CDS encoding SDR family oxidoreductase has protein sequence MTNYVLIAGASRGVGKAIANYLTKQNIKVKALIRSETSRAELAAMGVEVVLGDALNLADVERAILTDDPIHAIISTIGGLPTDAEKPDYPGNRNLIDVAIKAGVQKFILVTSIGTGDSVKAVSPQVLAVLEPVLVEKHKAEQHLINSGLTYTIIRPGGLQSEAPTGNGVLTVDNSIVGSITRDDVAQLVIKCLNSDLTNNKILSAIDKNKLFTPTEFVEFKLD, from the coding sequence ATGACAAATTATGTTTTAATAGCTGGAGCTAGTCGGGGTGTTGGTAAAGCGATCGCTAATTATTTAACTAAGCAAAATATCAAAGTCAAAGCACTGATCAGAAGTGAAACATCTCGTGCTGAATTAGCAGCTATGGGAGTTGAAGTAGTTTTGGGTGATGCTTTGAATTTAGCTGATGTAGAACGTGCAATATTAACAGATGATCCCATTCACGCTATTATTAGTACCATTGGTGGCTTACCTACAGATGCAGAAAAACCAGATTATCCTGGCAATAGAAATTTGATTGATGTGGCTATCAAAGCTGGTGTGCAAAAATTTATCCTAGTAACTTCTATTGGTACTGGAGATAGTGTAAAAGCTGTTTCTCCTCAAGTTTTAGCAGTTCTAGAACCAGTTTTAGTCGAAAAACATAAAGCTGAACAACATTTGATTAATAGTGGATTAACCTATACAATTATCCGTCCTGGGGGACTCCAATCAGAAGCGCCTACAGGAAATGGAGTGCTAACAGTAGATAATAGTATTGTTGGTAGTATCACTCGTGATGATGTAGCACAATTAGTAATTAAATGTCTGAATTCTGATCTGACTAATAACAAAATTTTGTCTGCTATAGACAAAAATAAATTATTTACACCAACAGAGTTTGTCGAGTTTAAATTAGATTAA